The Pseudomonas wenzhouensis genome has a segment encoding these proteins:
- a CDS encoding putative bifunctional diguanylate cyclase/phosphodiesterase codes for MAQAQSKTAALPAKQVLLVVDDRMENLEAMQALLEDGEWQLRCASSGEQALRCLLEEDVGLVLLDVQMPGMDGFEVARLMRGNPHTRLTPIIFVSAIAQTHDAVLRGYSTGAVDFVLKPFDPSVLRHKIQSLLEHEHNRFELQALTLQLESARAFNASVLANAAEGILVVGEDGRIQYANPAMAQMLEGDVSDMEGAELLAFLDNPLCADGWLHSEFYLHFRRGATYRVHEAMMRTLKGGCLPVALSCSPLPRQQHAMVVIALDMSVVRNLHAQLESQAVTDALTGLLNRRGFHRALESSLARIERSGQRVAVLYLDLDGFKRINDSLGHDVGDQLLRRVGEQLKACLRPYDSLARIGGDEFTALLDNLNHPEDAAKVAEKLIELVSVRHTLDGVDFTLGASVGIACFPECGQSVEGLLRAADMAMYEAKRAGRQQYRFFSQEMNGRARSRLMLEESLRHAIENDDFVLVYQPQFHLGTGRLRGFEVLLRWQHRVAGIVAPNVFIPLLEETRLINRLADWIFREGAMQLAAFRQQFGADMVLSINVSPVQFGMPQLVADLQRVLDAHGLQPGQLEVEVTESALMQDLELTQAQLRHLRELGVKIAIDDFGTGYSSLAYLRHFELDTLKIDRLFIANMLDSPRDAAVVSTIIDLGRHLGLEVIAEGVETQAQREWLTRHHCNIMQGFLVAPGVPASTAMQMPAQLDWSTLPQPRSP; via the coding sequence ATGGCCCAGGCGCAGAGCAAGACCGCCGCCTTACCCGCCAAGCAGGTGCTGCTGGTGGTCGATGATCGTATGGAAAACCTCGAGGCCATGCAGGCGCTGCTCGAGGATGGCGAGTGGCAACTGCGGTGCGCCAGTTCCGGCGAGCAGGCCCTGCGCTGCCTGCTCGAAGAGGATGTCGGGCTGGTGTTGCTCGATGTACAGATGCCGGGCATGGATGGCTTCGAGGTCGCCCGGCTGATGCGCGGCAATCCGCACACGCGGCTGACGCCGATCATCTTCGTGTCTGCCATCGCCCAGACCCACGACGCGGTGCTGCGCGGTTACAGCACCGGGGCTGTGGATTTCGTACTCAAACCCTTCGATCCCAGCGTGCTGCGGCACAAGATTCAAAGCCTGCTGGAGCACGAGCACAATCGCTTTGAACTGCAGGCGCTGACCTTGCAGCTAGAAAGTGCCAGAGCCTTCAACGCCTCGGTGTTGGCCAACGCTGCCGAGGGCATTCTGGTGGTGGGCGAGGACGGGCGTATCCAGTACGCCAACCCTGCCATGGCGCAGATGCTCGAGGGTGACGTGAGCGATATGGAGGGCGCCGAGCTGCTCGCGTTTCTCGACAATCCTCTTTGCGCAGACGGTTGGCTGCACTCCGAGTTCTACCTGCACTTCAGGCGCGGCGCGACCTATCGCGTACATGAGGCGATGATGCGTACCCTCAAGGGCGGCTGTCTGCCGGTAGCGCTGTCCTGCTCGCCGCTGCCGCGACAACAGCACGCCATGGTGGTGATCGCCCTGGACATGTCGGTGGTGCGCAACCTGCACGCGCAACTGGAGTCGCAAGCCGTTACCGATGCGCTGACCGGCCTGCTCAATCGTCGTGGCTTTCATCGCGCTCTGGAGTCGTCACTGGCGCGCATCGAACGCAGCGGTCAGCGCGTGGCGGTGCTGTATCTGGATCTCGATGGCTTCAAACGCATCAACGACTCGCTCGGCCATGATGTCGGCGATCAGTTGCTGCGCCGCGTCGGCGAACAGCTCAAGGCCTGCCTGCGCCCCTATGACAGCCTGGCACGCATCGGCGGCGATGAGTTCACCGCGCTGCTGGACAATCTCAACCATCCCGAGGATGCCGCCAAGGTTGCGGAAAAACTGATCGAACTGGTCTCGGTACGCCACACCCTCGATGGCGTGGATTTTACCCTCGGTGCCAGTGTGGGTATTGCCTGCTTTCCCGAGTGCGGGCAAAGCGTCGAAGGCTTGCTGCGTGCCGCCGACATGGCGATGTATGAAGCCAAGCGCGCCGGTCGCCAGCAATACCGCTTCTTCTCGCAAGAGATGAACGGCCGTGCGCGCTCGAGGCTGATGCTCGAAGAAAGCCTGCGCCATGCCATCGAGAACGATGACTTCGTGCTGGTCTACCAACCGCAGTTCCACCTGGGCACGGGGCGCCTGCGTGGTTTCGAGGTACTGCTGCGCTGGCAGCACCGCGTTGCCGGCATCGTCGCGCCGAACGTGTTCATTCCGTTGCTCGAAGAAACCCGCCTGATCAACCGCCTCGCTGACTGGATTTTCCGCGAGGGAGCCATGCAGCTGGCCGCGTTCCGGCAGCAGTTCGGCGCAGACATGGTGCTCAGCATCAATGTCAGCCCGGTGCAGTTCGGCATGCCGCAGTTGGTCGCCGATCTGCAGCGCGTACTCGACGCCCACGGCCTTCAGCCCGGTCAGTTGGAGGTGGAGGTGACCGAGAGTGCGCTGATGCAGGATCTGGAGCTGACCCAGGCGCAGTTGCGTCATCTGCGCGAGCTGGGGGTGAAGATCGCCATTGACGACTTCGGCACTGGCTACTCGTCACTGGCGTATCTGCGTCATTTCGAGCTGGATACGCTGAAGATCGACCGCCTGTTCATTGCTAACATGCTCGACTCACCGCGCGACGCGGCGGTGGTCAGCACCATCATCGATCTCGGGCGTCATCTGGGCCTGGAGGTTATCGCCGAAGGCGTTGAAACCCAGGCGCAGCGCGAGTGGTTGACGCGCCATCACTGCAACATCATGCAGGGCTTTCTGGTAGCGCCAGGGGTGCCCGCCAGCACGGCCATGCAGATGCCGGCGCAACTGGATTGGAGTACGTTGCCCCAGCCGCGCAGCCCCTGA
- a CDS encoding response regulator — translation MDDRAVARPPRPWTPLLVAIALLLGLGGLIFWQWNSLQVLEQEESQRRFQLESQEIGQRVLARMRTYEMVLRGVSGLMIGSDQVSQSEWGRALDQLQLQDRYPGIQAVAWSRYLQPEQLADFAAEVKAEGRLDYQIFPPGEREHYLPIDYVSPLDWRNRRVLGFDMLSDAVRRAAIERSLETGDASLSRPLVLRQEVDVNVQSGVLLYLPVFRPGLPINTLEQRQAALLGMVHGAFRSQDLMDGILGAQTRLFDIILQDMQASDLQLLSGEALANGWRPLFRSQQTLSLYGRSWTLEVIGTPEYERNLVDRTGSFGLWAGLLATLLLSMLVGGFLYQRERKLQLTERAAAALSEREERFRLLVERLPVATVLCDARGRIEMANRSAAELFDCPLNALPGETVQRVLPDIASPHELQAQLAEGDERTVRTLRGESIPVSISLNPLHEGSSYLINLVDLRARKVAEERFRLVVEASPNAIVLVDGQGRIAMVNRQTELLFGYERQILLGEPVEMLLPAAQRGGHVALRRGYQALPEPRRMGGNRELFGQHREGHMIPLEVGLSPIRTGSETLVQAVIIDISERRAAEHKLREQAEQLLLANRYKSEFLANMSHELRTPLNSILILSDQLRQNLAGNLTEKQAKHADIVHRAGGDLLQLINDVLDLAKVESGRMQLKLEPINMQDVLVELDASLRPMAELKGLRLHTELEAGVPRVIHSDRVRLHQILRNLLSNALKFTDRGEVTLTVSSQGAQVDGRELLCFSVRDSGIGIDPAQHEQVFHAFQHIDGSTSRRFGGTGLGLAITRQLVLALEGDISLQSAPGQGSTFTVRLPAQVASLSLETPAEGPQRAGEGPPLLIIEDDANFATVIAEEAHAHGFSSVHCRTGQQALGLLQQESFHAVILDILLPDLSGWQLFRRLRAQPAHRHTPVHIISCVPQPAGWNDDGTRYLVKPIGRDELEQVFFELQQGTQQEQTVLLVEDVEVEREHYRAQLAALGFQVVACADGEQARAAYAQGRFCALVIDLDLPDQDGFALLDTLNQIRSLQGVRVVINTGVDVTQQTLQRLRRYSAVVVRKHGDDTDALCQAVQGFLVDVRAPQAARGLSGPFEGKRILLVDDDVRNVYALTALLDEVGLHISSAGDGLEAIASYQRDPFDLILMDMAMPNMDGYTATRLLKQEHGCTIPIIALTAHAMKGDREKCITAGADDYMAKPIKRDELLALLERWLGMPPVPSSGNRLT, via the coding sequence ATGGACGACAGAGCTGTCGCACGGCCACCGCGGCCCTGGACGCCACTGCTGGTCGCGATTGCCTTGCTGCTAGGGTTGGGTGGGTTGATCTTCTGGCAATGGAACTCCCTGCAAGTGCTGGAGCAGGAGGAAAGCCAGAGACGTTTTCAGCTGGAATCGCAGGAGATCGGCCAGCGGGTGCTGGCCCGCATGCGCACCTATGAAATGGTGTTGCGTGGCGTATCCGGCCTGATGATTGGCAGTGACCAGGTTTCGCAAAGTGAGTGGGGCCGTGCGCTCGACCAGTTGCAATTGCAGGATCGTTATCCGGGTATTCAGGCTGTTGCCTGGTCGCGTTATCTGCAGCCGGAGCAGCTCGCTGACTTCGCGGCTGAGGTGAAGGCCGAGGGGCGGCTCGATTACCAGATTTTCCCTCCCGGCGAGCGAGAGCATTATCTGCCCATCGATTACGTCAGCCCGCTGGACTGGCGCAACCGGCGTGTGCTCGGCTTCGACATGCTCAGTGATGCGGTACGGCGCGCTGCCATCGAGCGCAGCCTGGAAACCGGTGACGCCAGTTTGAGCAGGCCGTTGGTGTTACGCCAGGAGGTGGACGTCAATGTGCAGTCAGGCGTGCTGCTGTACTTGCCCGTGTTCCGCCCGGGGCTGCCCATCAACACCCTCGAGCAGCGCCAGGCGGCGCTATTGGGGATGGTGCACGGCGCATTCCGCAGCCAGGACTTGATGGATGGCATTCTTGGTGCGCAGACGCGGCTGTTCGACATCATCCTGCAGGACATGCAGGCAAGTGATCTGCAACTGCTCAGCGGTGAGGCACTGGCCAATGGTTGGCGTCCGCTTTTTCGCAGCCAGCAGACCTTGTCGCTGTATGGGCGCAGTTGGACGCTCGAGGTCATCGGGACGCCCGAATACGAGCGCAATCTGGTTGATCGCACCGGTTCATTCGGGCTCTGGGCCGGTCTGCTCGCGACGCTTTTGCTGTCGATGCTGGTCGGTGGCTTCCTTTACCAGCGCGAGCGCAAGTTACAGCTCACCGAGCGTGCCGCTGCCGCCTTGAGCGAGCGTGAAGAGCGCTTTCGCCTGCTGGTCGAGCGTCTGCCGGTTGCCACCGTGCTGTGTGATGCCAGGGGCCGTATCGAGATGGCCAACCGCAGTGCCGCCGAACTGTTCGACTGTCCGCTTAATGCCTTGCCAGGGGAAACCGTGCAGCGTGTGCTGCCAGACATCGCGTCGCCGCATGAGCTGCAGGCGCAACTGGCTGAAGGTGACGAGCGTACCGTGCGTACGCTGCGCGGCGAGTCGATTCCGGTCAGTATCAGTCTCAACCCGCTGCACGAAGGCAGCAGTTACCTGATCAACCTGGTCGACCTGCGTGCCCGCAAGGTGGCCGAGGAGCGTTTCCGCCTGGTGGTCGAGGCTTCGCCCAATGCCATCGTGCTGGTCGATGGTCAGGGGCGTATTGCCATGGTCAACCGGCAGACCGAGCTGCTCTTCGGCTACGAGCGGCAGATACTGCTCGGTGAGCCGGTAGAAATGCTCCTGCCCGCAGCGCAGCGCGGCGGTCACGTGGCGCTGCGTCGCGGTTACCAGGCGCTCCCGGAACCGCGGCGCATGGGCGGTAATCGCGAGTTGTTCGGGCAGCACCGCGAAGGCCACATGATTCCCCTGGAAGTGGGGCTGTCGCCGATACGTACAGGCAGCGAGACGCTGGTGCAGGCGGTGATCATCGACATCAGCGAGCGCAGGGCCGCTGAGCACAAGCTGCGCGAACAGGCCGAGCAACTGCTGCTGGCCAACCGTTACAAGTCCGAATTCCTCGCCAATATGTCCCATGAGCTGCGCACGCCGCTCAACAGCATCCTGATACTCAGCGATCAGCTGCGCCAGAATCTGGCCGGTAATCTCACCGAGAAACAGGCCAAGCATGCCGATATCGTGCACCGCGCCGGTGGTGATCTGCTGCAACTGATCAACGATGTGCTCGACCTGGCCAAGGTCGAGTCCGGGCGAATGCAGCTCAAGCTCGAACCGATCAACATGCAGGATGTGCTGGTGGAGCTCGATGCCAGCCTGCGGCCGATGGCCGAGCTCAAGGGGCTGCGCCTGCATACCGAGCTGGAGGCGGGGGTGCCGCGCGTCATCCACAGCGATCGCGTGCGTCTGCATCAGATCCTGCGCAACCTGTTGTCCAACGCGCTGAAGTTTACCGACCGGGGCGAAGTCACTCTCACGGTCAGCAGTCAGGGGGCGCAGGTGGATGGGCGCGAACTGCTCTGTTTCAGCGTGCGCGACAGCGGTATCGGTATTGACCCGGCGCAGCACGAACAGGTCTTTCACGCCTTTCAGCATATCGACGGCTCCACCAGCCGGCGGTTTGGCGGTACCGGGCTGGGGCTGGCCATCACCCGGCAACTGGTGCTGGCTCTGGAGGGGGACATCAGCCTGCAAAGCGCGCCAGGGCAGGGCTCGACCTTTACGGTCAGGTTACCGGCGCAGGTCGCCTCGCTCAGTCTCGAGACGCCTGCCGAAGGGCCGCAGCGGGCTGGCGAGGGGCCGCCGTTGCTGATCATCGAGGATGACGCCAATTTCGCGACCGTGATCGCCGAGGAGGCCCACGCCCATGGTTTCTCCAGCGTGCATTGTCGTACCGGGCAGCAGGCATTGGGGCTGTTGCAACAGGAGTCGTTCCATGCGGTGATCCTCGACATCCTCTTGCCTGACCTCAGTGGTTGGCAGCTGTTTCGCCGTTTGCGTGCCCAGCCAGCGCATCGGCATACGCCGGTGCATATCATTTCCTGCGTGCCGCAGCCGGCAGGCTGGAACGATGACGGCACGCGCTATCTGGTCAAACCCATCGGCCGCGATGAGCTGGAGCAGGTGTTCTTCGAGCTGCAGCAAGGCACGCAGCAGGAGCAGACCGTGTTGCTGGTCGAAGATGTCGAGGTGGAGCGTGAGCACTATCGCGCGCAACTGGCCGCGCTGGGTTTTCAGGTGGTCGCCTGCGCCGACGGCGAGCAGGCACGCGCAGCCTATGCGCAGGGCCGGTTCTGCGCGCTGGTGATCGATCTCGACCTGCCGGATCAGGACGGTTTCGCCCTGCTCGACACCCTCAATCAGATACGTTCGCTGCAGGGTGTGCGTGTGGTGATCAATACCGGGGTTGACGTTACCCAGCAGACCCTGCAACGGCTGCGGCGCTACAGCGCCGTGGTGGTGCGCAAGCATGGCGACGATACCGATGCGTTGTGCCAGGCGGTGCAGGGCTTTCTCGTCGACGTGCGGGCGCCACAGGCGGCTCGTGGGTTATCCGGCCCGTTTGAGGGTAAACGCATTCTGCTGGTGGATGACGATGTGCGTAACGTCTATGCGCTGACGGCACTGCTCGATGAAGTGGGGCTGCACATCAGCTCCGCCGGTGATGGCCTCGAAGCCATTGCCAGCTACCAGCGCGACCCCTTCGACCTGATCCTGATGGACATGGCCATGCCCAACATGGATGGCTACACGGCCACGCGGCTGCTCAAGCAGGAGCATGGCTGTACGATCCCGATCATTGCGCTTACTGCGCATGCGATGAAGGGGGACCGCGAGAAGTGCATCACCGCCGGTGCTGATGACTACATGGCCAAACCGATCAAGCGTGATGAGCTGCTGGCGCTGCTGGAGCGCTGGCTGGGCATGCCGCCCGTGCCTTCGTCGGGTAATCGACTAACCTGA
- a CDS encoding OmpA family protein, with translation MKTRRNLIAATALMALLAGCTTNPYTGESQAGKAGIYGGIGAATGAVIGAATSSKKDRTKGALIGAAVGGAAGGGYGYYVDTQEAKLRQTLQGTGVQVQRNGDDLKLIMPGNITFASNSADISSSFYPTLNSLVLVFKEFNKNGVNIVGHTDNTGSLELNQSLSQRRAQSVANYLTANGVPGQRISAYGAGPSQSIASNTSEAGRAQNRRVEINLRPL, from the coding sequence ATGAAGACCAGGCGTAATCTGATCGCAGCGACTGCGCTCATGGCCCTGCTGGCCGGCTGTACCACCAACCCCTATACCGGTGAAAGCCAGGCTGGCAAAGCCGGTATCTATGGTGGCATCGGTGCTGCGACCGGTGCAGTGATCGGTGCGGCCACGTCGAGCAAGAAGGATCGCACCAAGGGGGCACTGATCGGTGCGGCCGTTGGTGGCGCGGCCGGTGGTGGTTATGGCTATTACGTCGACACCCAGGAGGCCAAGCTGCGTCAGACCCTGCAGGGCACTGGCGTGCAGGTGCAGCGCAACGGCGATGATCTGAAACTGATCATGCCGGGCAACATCACCTTCGCCAGTAATTCGGCGGATATCTCCAGCAGCTTCTATCCGACCCTCAACTCGCTGGTGCTGGTGTTCAAGGAGTTCAACAAGAACGGCGTGAACATCGTCGGTCATACCGATAACACCGGTTCCCTGGAGCTGAACCAGAGCCTGTCGCAGCGCCGTGCGCAAAGCGTGGCCAACTACCTGACCGCCAATGGTGTGCCGGGTCAGCGTATCTCCGCATATGGTGCCGGGCCGAGCCAGTCGATTGCCAGCAACACCAGCGAAGCGGGGCGCGCGCAAAATCGCCGCGTCGAGATCAACCTGCGTCCGCTTTAA
- a CDS encoding OmpA family protein, which yields MFRLSLIALCTSALLLTGCASRNPYEQSAPSSNRTATYGGLGALAGAAAGALINHDDRGKGALIGAAVAGAAAAGYGYYADQQEQELRRSMQGTGVEVQRQGDVIQLIMPGNITFATDSAEIASSFYQPLNNLANSFRQYNQNSIEVVGHTDSTGSHSYNMGLSQRRAQSVADYLLAQGVDPSRVSTRGMGPDQPVASNATAEGRAQNRRVEVTLRPLPGVQ from the coding sequence ATGTTCCGCCTGTCCCTGATCGCCCTGTGCACCTCTGCGCTGCTGCTCACCGGCTGCGCCTCTCGCAACCCTTATGAGCAGAGTGCGCCAAGCTCCAATCGCACTGCTACCTACGGCGGCCTGGGCGCGCTGGCCGGTGCGGCGGCTGGCGCCCTGATCAATCATGACGACCGTGGCAAGGGCGCGCTGATTGGCGCCGCCGTGGCGGGTGCCGCTGCCGCCGGTTACGGCTACTACGCCGACCAACAGGAACAGGAGTTGCGCCGCAGCATGCAGGGTACTGGCGTCGAGGTGCAGCGCCAGGGCGATGTGATTCAGCTGATCATGCCCGGCAACATCACCTTCGCCACTGATTCGGCAGAGATCGCCAGCAGCTTCTATCAGCCGTTGAATAACCTGGCCAACTCCTTCCGCCAGTACAACCAGAACAGCATCGAGGTGGTTGGGCATACCGACAGCACGGGCTCGCACAGCTACAACATGGGGCTGTCGCAGCGCCGTGCACAAAGCGTGGCAGACTATCTGCTGGCGCAAGGGGTCGATCCGAGCCGGGTGAGCACGCGTGGCATGGGGCCGGATCAGCCGGTAGCGAGCAATGCCACGGCCGAGGGGCGAGCACAGAACCGGCGTGTCGAGGTGACACTGCGCCCGCTGCCAGGCGTGCAATAA
- a CDS encoding MBL fold metallo-hydrolase, which yields MEPAKTALIRETFPVGPLQCNCTIIGDSVTKQAIVVDPGGNPDLIMARLEAHGLKVVSIIHTHAHLDHFLASGQMKEKTGATLHLHKADQFLWDNLEMQCNMFGVPYTPVPAPDRWLADDEELACGCGVALHTPGHTPGSMSFWFEDAKLLIAGDTLFRRGIGRTDLWGGDYASIERSIRQRLYSLDEDATVVTGHGPDTRLGDEMRENPFIRA from the coding sequence ATGGAACCCGCAAAAACCGCGCTAATACGCGAAACCTTCCCCGTTGGCCCTTTGCAGTGCAACTGCACGATCATTGGCGACTCTGTGACGAAGCAGGCCATCGTGGTCGATCCGGGCGGTAATCCCGATCTGATCATGGCGCGCCTGGAGGCTCATGGCCTCAAGGTGGTGAGCATCATTCACACGCACGCTCATCTCGATCACTTCCTCGCTTCCGGGCAGATGAAGGAGAAAACCGGCGCTACGCTGCATTTGCATAAGGCAGATCAGTTCCTCTGGGACAACCTGGAGATGCAGTGCAACATGTTCGGTGTGCCTTACACGCCAGTGCCGGCACCGGACAGATGGCTGGCCGATGATGAAGAGCTGGCCTGCGGTTGTGGGGTGGCGCTGCACACACCCGGGCATACGCCGGGTTCGATGAGTTTCTGGTTCGAAGACGCCAAACTGCTGATCGCCGGTGACACCCTGTTCCGGCGCGGTATCGGGCGTACCGACCTGTGGGGCGGTGATTACGCCAGTATCGAGCGCTCGATCAGGCAGCGGCTGTACAGTCTCGATGAAGATGCCACCGTGGTCACCGGTCATGGCCCGGATACCCGTCTGGGCGACGAGATGCGCGAGAACCCTTTTATCCGAGCGTGA
- a CDS encoding tyrosine-type recombinase/integrase — MIEREMDAGIFVSRNEAESTSFAKALEMYAEQVTSKKRSSDSELSRIQALQRHPLALRSLASIRGADMASYRDQRLAEGLAAATVRRELALISHVFTIARKEWRMESLSNPVELIRQPSVDDARDRRILSADVWTLRDGVLICEHLDELEMIYRYSRSAELPKIVAFAVETAMRRSEITGLLRSNVNLAKRVALLPMTKNGTARGVPLSSKAVEIMESLTKRDDGRCFRSRPDSITKAFADAIVDARSAYAEGLSLHLKQKKLSQAKIDKHISDDPFLMNLRFHDLRHEATSRMAEIFPLHELTKITGHQDTRMLMRYYHPKTEDLAKKLS; from the coding sequence ATGATCGAGCGCGAAATGGACGCCGGCATCTTCGTCAGCCGTAACGAAGCGGAATCGACCTCCTTCGCCAAAGCCCTGGAGATGTACGCCGAGCAGGTTACTAGCAAGAAGCGCAGTAGCGACTCCGAGCTATCCCGCATCCAGGCTCTGCAACGCCATCCGCTGGCCCTACGATCACTCGCCAGTATCCGTGGCGCCGACATGGCCAGCTACCGCGATCAACGCCTCGCAGAGGGGCTGGCAGCGGCCACAGTCCGTCGCGAGCTTGCTTTGATTTCTCATGTCTTCACCATCGCTCGCAAAGAGTGGCGTATGGAGTCCTTGAGCAACCCCGTGGAGCTGATTCGCCAGCCCAGTGTTGATGACGCCAGAGATAGGCGCATCTTGAGCGCAGACGTTTGGACACTGCGCGACGGCGTACTGATTTGCGAGCACCTCGATGAGCTGGAAATGATTTACCGCTACTCGCGCTCGGCCGAGCTGCCGAAGATCGTCGCCTTCGCCGTGGAAACGGCGATGCGCCGAAGCGAGATAACCGGCCTGCTGCGCAGCAACGTAAACCTGGCCAAGCGGGTCGCCCTACTGCCCATGACCAAGAACGGAACCGCCCGTGGCGTCCCCCTATCCAGCAAGGCGGTGGAGATAATGGAAAGTCTCACCAAACGCGACGATGGCCGCTGTTTTAGAAGCCGGCCAGATTCAATCACCAAGGCCTTCGCGGACGCCATCGTCGATGCACGCAGTGCCTACGCAGAAGGGCTAAGCCTTCACCTCAAACAGAAAAAGCTTTCTCAGGCCAAGATCGACAAGCACATCAGCGACGATCCGTTTCTGATGAACTTGCGCTTCCATGACCTACGCCATGAAGCCACCTCGCGCATGGCCGAAATTTTCCCACTGCACGAACTGACCAAGATCACAGGACACCAAGACACTCGAATGCTGATGCGGTACTACCACCCAAAGACTGAAGACTTAGCTAAAAAACTCTCATAG
- a CDS encoding ATP-dependent nuclease, which yields MINSITIENFMRIDNATTIPLGPVTLLVGENGSGKSSILKAVHWSVRCAVLRDPNQKTTLEQMDYTPSRDFLQLPHKKRLQSGESAPRIKVTFSTTNGDTTIGVYSARNDAGTKTSITGPMASSFTADQQLTAYIPGLAGLAETETLLATPVLHRRAASGEGGSVLRHILLGLGLKGNESLEEPAELTDLNHWVGKVFPGTRFWVKFDRLRDIHIEAKFLTPEMKTSKRTLDSQWRPLEMAGTGFLQVVQIFAYLLHFKPKLLLIDEPDSHLHPGTQELLIKAIEEAALKFPDTQFLLTTHSPSLVRASGSVSKVNWISDGKLRQEKEDTIRQRMGWGALDKEIILFTEDGNMKYMKNIVNQWPDLARKVLIWPTFGSSGLQRGGSIIKLKEAMSIGALIHRDRDFMSDSDKIQWEKKMEYDTHKIPLWMPEGSDIESELCKPQHIANVFSIDLHTAESLLDDALKSLNSTEVERDFNSAYQSAIGGLPKESVEFPSKRWKDLGEYGVKTIKGKVLLEAIKATAKKRYEGTSEAAKLSGLSRLAIPSFPIHEDLRALIEAEVKSKKITS from the coding sequence ATGATAAATTCAATAACAATTGAAAATTTCATGCGCATCGACAATGCAACCACCATACCACTGGGGCCAGTGACTCTATTAGTCGGTGAAAATGGATCAGGCAAGTCATCAATACTCAAAGCCGTCCACTGGTCAGTAAGGTGTGCAGTTCTAAGAGACCCAAACCAAAAAACCACCTTAGAACAAATGGACTACACCCCGAGTCGCGATTTCCTACAACTGCCACACAAGAAGAGACTTCAGAGCGGAGAAAGCGCACCGCGCATCAAAGTCACATTTAGCACAACAAATGGCGACACGACTATTGGCGTGTACTCCGCAAGAAACGATGCAGGAACCAAAACGTCAATCACAGGACCAATGGCATCAAGCTTTACCGCCGACCAACAACTCACCGCATACATTCCAGGGCTTGCCGGCCTTGCTGAGACCGAAACTCTTCTTGCCACCCCCGTCCTCCACCGCAGAGCGGCCTCGGGAGAAGGCGGTTCAGTTTTACGACACATACTGCTCGGCCTAGGACTAAAAGGGAATGAAAGCCTAGAGGAGCCCGCGGAACTCACAGATCTCAATCACTGGGTAGGAAAAGTATTTCCCGGAACACGATTTTGGGTAAAGTTTGATCGCTTACGTGATATTCATATAGAAGCAAAATTCTTAACACCCGAAATGAAGACCAGCAAACGCACCCTGGACTCCCAGTGGAGACCACTGGAAATGGCTGGCACCGGCTTCCTTCAGGTAGTACAAATATTCGCCTATCTACTACACTTCAAACCAAAATTACTTCTCATAGACGAACCCGACTCACATCTCCACCCAGGCACCCAAGAACTTCTGATAAAAGCAATCGAAGAGGCTGCTTTAAAATTCCCTGACACTCAATTTCTATTAACGACACACTCACCAAGCCTAGTAAGGGCATCAGGATCTGTATCTAAAGTAAACTGGATAAGTGACGGGAAACTCCGACAAGAAAAAGAAGACACAATTAGACAGCGCATGGGCTGGGGAGCCCTAGACAAAGAGATAATTCTTTTCACCGAAGATGGCAACATGAAATACATGAAAAATATTGTCAATCAATGGCCAGACCTAGCCAGAAAGGTTTTAATATGGCCCACCTTCGGTTCAAGCGGCCTTCAGCGCGGCGGATCAATTATTAAACTAAAAGAAGCCATGTCAATCGGCGCACTTATTCACCGCGACCGCGACTTCATGTCCGACTCAGATAAAATTCAGTGGGAAAAGAAAATGGAGTATGACACCCACAAAATCCCGCTATGGATGCCCGAAGGCTCTGACATAGAATCAGAACTATGCAAACCACAACATATAGCCAATGTATTTTCGATTGACCTGCATACTGCAGAGTCACTTTTAGACGATGCTTTAAAATCCTTAAACAGCACAGAAGTCGAGCGCGACTTCAACTCCGCTTACCAATCAGCAATTGGAGGCTTACCTAAAGAATCTGTTGAGTTCCCGTCCAAACGATGGAAGGATTTAGGTGAGTACGGCGTAAAAACGATAAAGGGCAAAGTATTACTTGAAGCAATTAAAGCCACTGCCAAAAAACGCTACGAAGGAACTTCTGAAGCAGCAAAACTTTCTGGTCTAAGCAGGCTAGCCATACCAAGCTTTCCCATACACGAAGATCTTCGCGCCTTAATTGAAGCAGAAGTCAAAAGCAAAAAGATTACTTCGTAA
- a CDS encoding HNH endonuclease, translating to MWRGSIEHFARLHGITLGQARQFQCTAEHLLARQDGGGDGRSNIVAACLVCNQRRHKRKQPPKPEIFRLFVRRRLGQGRWHVLKVT from the coding sequence ATGTGGCGAGGTTCCATCGAGCACTTCGCTCGCCTTCACGGTATTACTCTTGGTCAGGCTAGGCAGTTCCAGTGTACTGCTGAACATCTGCTTGCTCGGCAAGATGGGGGTGGGGATGGGCGGAGCAATATCGTTGCCGCTTGTCTTGTGTGTAATCAGCGGCGACATAAGCGCAAACAGCCACCTAAGCCTGAAATATTCAGGCTGTTTGTTCGGCGGCGTTTGGGGCAAGGGAGGTGGCATGTTCTCAAAGTGACGTGA